The Candidatus Micrarchaeia archaeon region TATTTTTACCCTGTGGAAAGATATGTTCAATCGTCCAAATAAAATTACCTTTATTATCCCTTTTCCAAAAATTAGTATAAATTTCTTTGGTTTTGCTATTTGTTTCTTCAATTTTAGACAATATAAACCGCGTTACCCCAACATTATTCTCATAAATATCTTTTTCTAATTCTTGTTTGAAGGTCTCAAATGTTGAATACCTACCAGGTTTAATAAGATTGGTTTCTATTTTTTCTAAAGTTATTCCATCAGATTCTAAATCCGTTATTAAATTCATGAAGATTGAATCTAAATCTCTAGTATTTGGAAAATCAGTTAAGTTTCTTCTAACAAAATATTTTACTAGAAATTCAACTACGTTATTCAATACAATATTGTCTATTTTTTTAGAAAAAAGGTATAGTAATAATTGATATGATGGAGCACCATTAATATTTAATAAATCTCTAAGATTTTGTTTTAATCCATTATCTGAGTTTTCGGGATCAATTAGTGCATTATAATAACCAGATTTTTCAATCAAATCTTCAAATATTATCTGAGGGTTTCTAT contains the following coding sequences:
- a CDS encoding HNH endonuclease family protein produces the protein DLIKNNFLSKLEKNQIIEINDAFDQWQVILNNLEDEKIQERFLRHYYNAFKYNPEISIKGIPKATKSNLINIYEKLIDRNPQIIFEDLIEKSGYYNALIDPENSDNGLKQNLRDLLNINGAPSYQLLLYLFSKKIDNIVLNNVVEFLVKYFVRRNLTDFPNTRDLDSIFMNLITDLESDGITLEKIETNLIKPGRYSTFETFKQELEKDIYENNVGVTRFILSKIEETNSKTKEIYTNFWKRDNKGNFIWTIEHIFPQGKNITKDWTNMIANGNEKEAKKIQEEIVHTLGNLTLTGYNSKLSNMSFKDKRDRIDKQGRYVGYKNGLYLNKILTEKESWNKDLIIGRSNILIENALGIFKFKEE